From Variovorax sp. J2L1-78, the proteins below share one genomic window:
- a CDS encoding ABC transporter ATP-binding protein: MVSVASAPAAAEATLSPGGARIDIEGVSHWFKQQGGVLQVLDDIDLQVQPGEFVALLGPSGCGKSTLLRLVAGLEPATTGRIAQDGESITRPDPSRIVVFQDPTLYPWRTVWDNVALGLQARGLLKTQRTRVDDALALVGLTDFAKSFPHQLSGGMAQRVALARALVNDPQLLVLDEPLGKLDSLTRLAMQSELVNLWQRAGFSALLVTHDVEEALFLANRVIVLSDRPARIAAELVVDLPYPRHRGHPRLAELRHEALRHLGLDATW; encoded by the coding sequence ATGGTGAGCGTCGCTTCCGCCCCCGCCGCTGCCGAGGCGACGCTGTCGCCCGGCGGCGCGCGCATCGACATCGAAGGTGTCAGCCACTGGTTCAAACAGCAGGGCGGCGTGCTGCAGGTGCTCGACGACATCGACCTGCAGGTGCAGCCCGGCGAGTTCGTCGCGCTGCTCGGCCCGAGCGGTTGCGGCAAGTCGACGCTGCTGCGGCTGGTCGCCGGCCTCGAGCCGGCCACCACCGGCCGCATCGCGCAGGATGGCGAATCCATCACGCGGCCCGACCCGTCGCGCATCGTCGTGTTCCAGGACCCGACGCTGTACCCCTGGCGCACGGTCTGGGACAACGTGGCGCTGGGCCTGCAGGCGCGCGGGTTGCTGAAGACGCAGCGCACGCGGGTCGACGATGCGCTGGCGCTGGTCGGCCTCACCGACTTCGCCAAGAGCTTTCCGCACCAACTCTCGGGCGGCATGGCCCAACGGGTGGCGCTGGCGCGTGCGCTGGTCAACGACCCGCAGTTGCTGGTGCTCGACGAGCCGCTGGGCAAGCTCGACTCGCTCACGCGCCTCGCGATGCAGAGCGAACTCGTTAACCTGTGGCAGCGCGCCGGCTTCTCCGCGCTGCTGGTGACGCACGACGTGGAGGAGGCGCTGTTCCTCGCCAACCGCGTGATCGTGCTGAGCGACCGGCCGGCGCGCATCGCGGCGGAGCTGGTCGTCGACCTGCCGTACCCGCGGCATCGCGGCCATCCACGGCTGGCGGAGTTGCGGCACGAGGCGCTGCGCCATCTCGGGCTGGACGCGACCTGGTGA
- a CDS encoding c-type cytochrome — protein sequence MTGADDGWLNALIGLLQGAQVALLQALAALGLAGTSHGQPAWPWALKLSGENLLIDLGQARRLVGSLAVVALVVVLLLLAGVWRRARVGALVAVPLMLLAAPWPDARVVWVAATPASFHRSPTGFTVQSIAQGRTLYAQHCVGCHGADGRGQGAWADARSMSPPNLAGPLLWRRADGDLLWHVMRGMRARDGALTMPAFGERLRDDEAWALIDFMKAQAAGETLRVTGIWALPAALPDVAVRCDGQSPRRLASWRGQRVRIVAQDDAPVEPQAPLEDPRLVTVRLAPSAQAVSRDGAGCVVDASEAADAWSVFALVSGTPSPAGTTLIADRDGWLRARSQPGQAGWSDDDLLCRTDTAPRAVQTAVVADGLGALIARMDAQPVRYVKGGFVH from the coding sequence GTGACCGGTGCCGACGACGGCTGGCTCAACGCGCTGATCGGCTTGCTGCAGGGCGCGCAGGTTGCGTTGTTGCAGGCGCTCGCGGCGCTGGGGCTGGCCGGTACGAGCCATGGGCAGCCCGCGTGGCCCTGGGCGCTGAAGCTGTCCGGCGAGAACCTGCTGATCGATCTCGGGCAGGCGCGGCGGCTGGTCGGTAGCCTGGCCGTCGTCGCGCTGGTCGTCGTCCTGTTGCTGCTGGCGGGCGTCTGGAGGCGAGCACGTGTTGGAGCGCTTGTTGCCGTGCCTTTGATGCTGCTGGCCGCCCCCTGGCCGGACGCACGGGTGGTCTGGGTCGCGGCGACGCCCGCGAGTTTTCACCGTTCACCGACCGGCTTCACGGTGCAGTCGATCGCGCAGGGCCGCACGCTCTATGCGCAGCATTGCGTGGGTTGCCATGGCGCCGACGGACGCGGGCAGGGCGCATGGGCCGATGCCCGATCGATGTCGCCGCCGAACCTCGCGGGGCCGTTGTTGTGGCGACGGGCCGATGGCGATCTGCTGTGGCACGTGATGCGCGGCATGCGCGCGCGTGACGGTGCCCTGACAATGCCGGCCTTCGGCGAACGCCTGCGCGACGACGAAGCCTGGGCGTTGATCGATTTCATGAAGGCGCAGGCGGCGGGCGAGACCCTGCGCGTCACAGGCATCTGGGCACTGCCCGCCGCCTTGCCCGATGTCGCGGTGCGCTGCGACGGTCAGTCGCCACGCCGCTTGGCCAGCTGGCGCGGGCAGCGCGTGCGCATCGTGGCGCAGGACGACGCACCGGTCGAGCCGCAGGCGCCGCTCGAAGACCCGCGGCTCGTGACCGTGCGGCTCGCGCCGAGCGCGCAGGCGGTGTCTCGCGATGGCGCCGGCTGCGTGGTCGATGCGTCCGAGGCGGCCGATGCGTGGTCCGTCTTCGCGCTTGTCAGCGGCACGCCCTCGCCGGCCGGCACCACGCTGATCGCCGACCGCGACGGCTGGCTGCGTGCGCGCAGCCAGCCCGGCCAGGCCGGTTGGTCGGACGACGACCTGCTGTGCCGCACCGACACCGCGCCGCGTGCAGTACAGACCGCCGTCGTCGCCGACGGCCTCGGCGCGCTCATCGCCCGCATGGACGCGCAACCGGTGCGCTACGTCAAGGGCGGCTTCGTTCACTGA
- a CDS encoding hemolysin family protein codes for MDVFLLALLTTLNALFAMSEMALSTSRRARLAALAETGDAGAAAALKLMEDPTQFLSSVQIGITSIGMLSGIVGEAAFAAPLAVWMEGAGMGAGTASIASTAVVVTCITFFTIIFGELVPKRIGQLYPEPVARFVSRPMRALATGAKPFVLMLSGATAMTLKLLRIDSNAARTVTEEEISASLEEGVDAGVIEMHEHQMVRNVFHLDDRRLSSLMVPRADIEWLDATDTVASSLQKVADAGALNLVHSWYPVCRNSLDDVLGVISVAHLLRLGPQHEGTIDSVVQPALFVPETLTGMELLEQFRVRGGRLVFVVDEYGVVQGLMTPRDMLEAITGELQPNTTTDAWARQREDGAWELDGLMPVSELRARLAIRELPEEERGRYNTVAGLLMSVSGQLPVVGERIECAGWVFEVVALDGRRIDRVVAHAGTGPGHE; via the coding sequence ATGGATGTCTTCTTACTGGCCTTGCTGACCACGCTCAACGCGTTGTTCGCAATGTCCGAAATGGCCCTTTCCACCAGCCGTCGTGCACGGCTCGCGGCGCTGGCCGAAACCGGGGACGCCGGCGCGGCCGCCGCCCTCAAGCTGATGGAGGACCCGACCCAGTTCCTCTCGAGCGTGCAGATCGGCATCACCTCCATCGGCATGCTCAGCGGCATCGTCGGCGAAGCCGCCTTCGCGGCGCCGCTGGCGGTGTGGATGGAAGGCGCGGGCATGGGCGCCGGCACGGCCAGCATCGCGTCGACCGCGGTGGTGGTGACCTGCATCACCTTCTTCACGATCATCTTCGGCGAGCTGGTGCCCAAGCGCATCGGCCAGCTCTACCCCGAGCCGGTCGCGCGTTTCGTGTCGCGGCCGATGCGCGCGCTGGCCACCGGCGCCAAGCCCTTCGTGCTGATGCTGTCGGGCGCGACCGCGATGACGCTCAAGCTGCTGCGCATCGACTCCAACGCGGCGCGCACGGTGACCGAAGAGGAAATTTCCGCGAGCCTGGAAGAGGGCGTCGATGCCGGCGTGATCGAGATGCACGAGCACCAGATGGTGCGCAACGTGTTCCACCTGGACGACCGCCGGCTCAGCTCGCTGATGGTGCCGCGGGCCGACATCGAGTGGCTCGACGCCACCGACACGGTGGCGTCGAGCCTGCAGAAGGTGGCGGACGCCGGTGCCCTCAACCTGGTGCACTCGTGGTACCCCGTGTGCCGCAACTCGCTCGACGACGTGCTGGGCGTGATCAGCGTCGCGCATCTGCTGCGGCTCGGCCCGCAGCACGAGGGCACGATCGACAGCGTGGTCCAGCCCGCGCTGTTCGTGCCCGAGACATTGACCGGCATGGAGCTGCTGGAGCAGTTCCGCGTGCGCGGCGGGCGTCTGGTGTTCGTGGTCGACGAGTACGGTGTGGTGCAGGGCCTGATGACGCCGCGCGACATGCTCGAAGCCATCACCGGCGAGTTGCAGCCCAACACCACGACCGACGCCTGGGCACGCCAGCGCGAGGACGGCGCCTGGGAGCTCGACGGCCTCATGCCCGTGTCGGAGCTGCGCGCGCGCCTCGCGATTCGCGAGCTGCCCGAGGAGGAGCGGGGGCGCTACAACACCGTCGCCGGTCTCTTGATGTCGGTGTCGGGCCAGCTGCCCGTCGTGGGCGAGCGCATCGAATGCGCGGGCTGGGTCTTCGAGGTGGTCGCGCTCGACGGCCGCCGCATCGACCGCGTGGTGGCCCACGCGGGCACCGGGCCGGGCCATGAGTGA
- a CDS encoding symmetrical bis(5'-nucleosyl)-tetraphosphatase codes for MALYLIGDVQGCDDALQRLLDHIDFSPSRDTLVLLGDLVNRGPDSAGVLRRVQRLGGAARSLLGNHDLHLLGVAHGARKSGRKDTLDGILDAPDRDALIDWLRQQSMALHQTVGGRDLLMVHAGVLPQWSIGQTLVLAAEVESVLRGPALGEFVRTMYGNEPAQWNDALTGHARLRAIVNGLTRLRFCTADGVMDFDTKDSADAPPAGYMPWFDVPGRRAAAATIAFGHWSTLGWIARPGLISTDTGCVWGGCLSAARIGDTLDAIAHVEVRCDPAQKPG; via the coding sequence ATGGCACTTTACTTGATCGGTGACGTGCAGGGCTGCGACGACGCGCTGCAGCGCCTGCTCGACCACATCGACTTCTCCCCGAGCCGCGACACGCTCGTGCTGCTGGGCGACCTGGTCAACCGCGGGCCCGATTCGGCCGGCGTGCTGCGGCGCGTGCAGCGGCTGGGCGGCGCGGCGCGCAGCCTGCTGGGCAACCACGACCTGCACCTGCTGGGCGTGGCGCACGGGGCGCGCAAGTCCGGGCGCAAGGACACGCTCGACGGCATCCTCGACGCGCCCGACCGCGACGCGCTGATCGACTGGCTGCGCCAGCAGTCGATGGCGCTGCACCAGACCGTCGGCGGGCGCGACCTGCTGATGGTGCATGCCGGCGTGCTGCCGCAATGGAGCATCGGCCAGACGCTGGTGCTGGCGGCGGAGGTCGAGTCGGTGCTGCGCGGCCCGGCACTGGGCGAGTTCGTGCGCACCATGTACGGCAACGAGCCGGCGCAGTGGAACGACGCGCTCACCGGCCACGCCCGGTTGCGCGCCATCGTCAACGGCCTGACGCGGCTGCGCTTCTGCACCGCCGACGGCGTGATGGACTTCGACACCAAGGACAGCGCCGACGCGCCGCCCGCCGGCTACATGCCGTGGTTCGATGTGCCGGGGCGCCGCGCGGCCGCCGCGACCATCGCCTTCGGCCACTGGTCGACGCTGGGCTGGATCGCGCGGCCCGGCCTGATCTCGACCGACACCGGCTGCGTCTGGGGCGGCTGCCTCAGCGCGGCGCGCATCGGCGACACGCTCGACGCCATCGCGCATGTCGAGGTGCGCTGCGACCCCGCGCAGAAACCGGGTTGA
- a CDS encoding ABC transporter substrate-binding protein has protein sequence MTHPSRRQFVARTLGAGAALALPAIGRTQARPVLKAGDQKGGLRALLEAAGALEGVGYDIQWSEFPAAAPLAEALNAGAVDSGPIGDAPLIFALAAGTRVKAIGANRSDAYGTAVLVRPDSTLKTAADLKGRSIATNRGSIGHYVTLKAITRAGLKPEDVNLRFLAPADAKLALTQGSVDAWATWEPYTALAEVSGHARVLVSGRDLLPGLSYLAATDAAIASKRAVLQDYLQRVARAQQWSYRNVDAYSAALARIIGIPPEAAKLQFERRQQKWVPIDAQVVADQQGTADFYRQVGLIKQPLDVKGTFDTGFALAAG, from the coding sequence ATGACCCATCCTTCGCGTCGCCAGTTCGTCGCCCGCACGCTCGGCGCCGGTGCGGCGCTAGCGCTCCCCGCCATCGGCCGCACGCAGGCGCGCCCCGTCCTGAAGGCCGGCGACCAGAAGGGCGGCCTGCGCGCGCTGCTCGAAGCCGCGGGCGCGCTCGAGGGCGTCGGCTACGACATCCAGTGGTCGGAATTTCCGGCGGCGGCGCCGCTGGCCGAAGCGCTCAACGCGGGCGCGGTCGACTCGGGCCCGATCGGCGATGCGCCGCTGATCTTCGCGCTGGCGGCCGGCACGCGCGTGAAGGCGATCGGCGCCAACCGCTCCGACGCCTACGGCACGGCGGTGCTGGTGCGGCCCGACTCGACGCTGAAGACCGCGGCCGATCTGAAGGGCCGAAGCATCGCGACCAACCGCGGGTCGATCGGCCACTACGTCACGCTCAAGGCGATCACGCGTGCCGGCCTGAAGCCGGAGGACGTGAACCTGCGCTTCCTCGCGCCGGCCGACGCCAAGCTCGCGCTCACGCAGGGCTCGGTCGATGCGTGGGCCACGTGGGAGCCGTACACCGCGCTGGCCGAGGTGAGCGGCCATGCGCGCGTGCTAGTGAGCGGGCGCGACCTGCTGCCGGGCCTGAGCTACCTGGCGGCCACCGACGCAGCGATCGCGTCCAAGCGCGCTGTGCTGCAGGACTACCTGCAACGCGTGGCGCGTGCCCAGCAATGGTCGTACCGCAACGTCGATGCCTACTCGGCCGCGCTGGCCCGCATCATCGGCATCCCGCCCGAGGCCGCGAAGCTGCAGTTCGAACGGCGCCAACAGAAGTGGGTGCCGATCGACGCGCAGGTGGTCGCCGACCAGCAGGGCACGGCCGACTTCTACCGGCAGGTCGGGCTGATCAAGCAGCCGCTCGACGTGAAGGGCACCTTCGACACCGGCTTCGCGCTCGCTGCAGGCTGA
- a CDS encoding ABC transporter permease, whose translation MTTADQVLGSRIERSAAAPARAAAPHATAIPASLQDTVATGVWRTGVVAALAWFAFGALTLYWPNKEVGFSDWTFTSELGAAGLAVGLVLLGVALLGAHAGRVGRTLRPAGHWLIAAPLLLALWETLTAKLGALPPPFFAPPQSLIDVAYEDWARLGLSTAHSLRLLAHGFVLGALVGFGTGVWIGWSRIAGYWVHPVLRFLGPVPASALLPLAFFFAPSSYAAAVFLVGLATFFPVAVLTWSGVASVHKSYYDVARTLGASEWFLVLRVAVPAALPQVFVGLFMGLGASFSVLVTAEMMGVKAGLGWYLQWAQGWAAYANMYAALLVMAVLCSGLITLLFTVRDRALSWQKGTVKW comes from the coding sequence ATGACCACCGCCGACCAGGTTCTGGGGAGCCGCATCGAGCGGTCGGCAGCCGCGCCGGCGCGCGCCGCTGCACCCCATGCCACAGCCATCCCGGCGTCGCTGCAGGACACCGTCGCCACCGGCGTCTGGCGCACCGGCGTCGTCGCGGCGCTGGCGTGGTTCGCTTTCGGCGCGCTCACGCTCTACTGGCCGAACAAGGAAGTCGGCTTCAGCGACTGGACCTTCACGAGCGAGCTCGGCGCAGCCGGACTCGCGGTGGGCCTGGTCCTGCTGGGTGTCGCGCTGCTGGGCGCCCATGCCGGCCGCGTCGGCCGCACGCTGCGGCCGGCAGGGCACTGGCTGATCGCCGCACCGCTGCTGCTCGCGCTGTGGGAGACGCTGACCGCCAAGCTCGGCGCGCTGCCGCCGCCCTTCTTCGCACCACCACAGAGCCTGATCGACGTGGCCTACGAAGACTGGGCACGGCTCGGTTTGTCGACGGCGCATTCGCTGCGCCTGCTGGCACACGGCTTCGTACTCGGTGCGCTGGTGGGATTCGGCACCGGCGTGTGGATCGGATGGTCGCGCATCGCCGGCTACTGGGTGCACCCGGTGCTGCGCTTCCTCGGCCCGGTGCCCGCGTCGGCGTTGCTGCCGCTGGCCTTCTTCTTCGCGCCGTCGAGCTATGCCGCAGCCGTGTTCCTCGTCGGCCTGGCGACTTTCTTCCCGGTGGCGGTGCTCACCTGGTCGGGCGTGGCCTCGGTCCACAAGAGCTACTACGACGTGGCGCGCACGCTCGGCGCATCGGAGTGGTTCCTGGTGCTGCGCGTGGCCGTTCCCGCGGCGCTGCCGCAGGTCTTCGTCGGTCTCTTCATGGGCCTGGGCGCCTCGTTCTCGGTGCTGGTCACGGCCGAGATGATGGGCGTCAAGGCCGGCCTCGGCTGGTACCTGCAGTGGGCGCAGGGATGGGCCGCCTACGCCAACATGTACGCGGCGCTGCTGGTGATGGCGGTGCTGTGCTCGGGACTGATCACGCTGCTCTTCACGGTGCGCGACCGTGCGCTGTCGTGGCAGAAGGGGACCGTCAAATGGTGA
- a CDS encoding TonB-dependent siderophore receptor has protein sequence MTMPTTSPFGHRSAVSLAFGLLALQAAAQTLPEVRVDASAENESATSPVVGYRAKNAVTATKTDTPLAETPQAVTVVTRDQLVDQGATSLQDALGYAAGVRSDAYGLDARTDSVRIRGSEPSVYLDGLRQAYGYYTSTTRTEPYALERLEVLRGPAGMLFGSGTAAGVLNMVSKRPLTETQREVGVQFGNWGRKQIQADLTGALTADGEWSYRLVALQRKSDTQVDYVPDDRSLLAPSLTWRPSAATSLTLQAMYQKDKSGTSSQFLPWEGTILSNPNGRIPASRFIGEPSDYYDSERKSFGWLFEHKFNDAWTVRQNFRVAHNENDNRYAYGDFFRITGGWGEDPVNKRLLGRITDSSLTRNRIATIDNHLEGHFATGDVKHTLLVGADFSHQRENVSSGFDYSVIDAYAPVYGSLVDPERFALPRTTQRNSGLYVQDQIKWNQWIFLAGLRHDRAVSGVEGSEDEKTSANTKRLAVMYAMSSGWSPYVSYTESFTPQSARMGQSFKPLRGEQWEAGIKYEPKARAMAFSAAVYDLREKNQIVEPEPNTFNQLGETRNKGVELEAKGSISHDLDVIAHYNYIDLDAQIEGMPKHQASLWTKYRFAIAGLPGFSVGAGVRYMGNFRDTSYGGYGPRIPSVALLDFVLAYDTAQWRYALNINNATDKVYFSTCLARGDCWYGKGREVVASATYRF, from the coding sequence ATGACGATGCCCACCACTTCGCCGTTCGGTCACCGCTCGGCCGTTTCCCTTGCCTTCGGCCTTCTGGCCCTGCAGGCAGCCGCCCAGACCCTTCCCGAAGTGCGTGTCGACGCGAGCGCGGAAAACGAATCCGCGACCTCCCCGGTGGTGGGCTACCGCGCGAAGAACGCCGTGACCGCGACCAAGACCGACACGCCGTTGGCCGAGACGCCGCAGGCCGTCACCGTGGTCACGCGCGACCAGCTCGTGGACCAGGGCGCCACCAGCCTGCAGGATGCGCTGGGCTATGCCGCGGGCGTGCGCTCCGATGCCTACGGGCTCGACGCGCGGACCGACTCCGTGCGCATTCGCGGCAGCGAGCCGAGCGTCTACCTCGACGGCTTGCGTCAGGCCTACGGCTACTACACCAGCACGACCCGCACCGAGCCCTACGCCCTCGAGCGCCTGGAAGTCCTGCGCGGCCCGGCCGGCATGCTCTTCGGTTCGGGCACGGCCGCCGGCGTGCTCAACATGGTGAGCAAGCGACCCTTGACCGAGACGCAGCGTGAGGTCGGCGTGCAGTTCGGCAACTGGGGCCGCAAGCAGATCCAGGCCGACTTGACCGGTGCGCTGACGGCCGACGGCGAGTGGTCCTACCGACTCGTTGCGCTGCAGCGCAAGTCCGACACGCAGGTCGACTATGTGCCCGACGACCGCAGCCTGCTCGCACCGTCACTCACCTGGCGCCCGAGCGCCGCCACCTCGCTGACTTTGCAGGCCATGTACCAGAAGGACAAGAGCGGGACGAGCTCGCAGTTCCTGCCCTGGGAAGGCACGATCCTGTCGAACCCGAACGGCCGCATTCCCGCGAGCCGTTTCATCGGTGAGCCCAGCGACTACTACGACAGCGAGCGCAAGAGCTTCGGCTGGCTGTTCGAACACAAGTTCAACGACGCCTGGACCGTGCGCCAGAACTTCCGCGTGGCGCACAACGAGAACGACAACCGCTACGCCTACGGCGACTTCTTCAGGATCACGGGCGGTTGGGGCGAGGACCCGGTGAACAAGCGCCTGCTCGGCCGCATCACCGACAGCTCGCTCACACGCAACCGCATCGCCACCATCGACAACCACCTCGAAGGCCACTTCGCCACGGGCGACGTCAAGCACACCCTGCTGGTCGGCGCCGATTTCTCGCATCAGCGCGAGAACGTGTCGAGCGGCTTCGACTACAGCGTGATCGACGCCTACGCGCCGGTGTACGGCAGCCTCGTCGACCCCGAGCGCTTTGCGCTGCCGCGCACCACGCAGCGCAACAGCGGCCTGTACGTGCAGGACCAGATCAAGTGGAACCAATGGATCTTCCTGGCCGGGCTGCGCCACGACCGCGCCGTGTCGGGCGTGGAGGGCAGCGAGGACGAGAAGACCAGCGCCAACACCAAGCGCTTGGCCGTGATGTATGCGATGTCTTCGGGCTGGTCGCCCTACGTGAGCTACACCGAGTCCTTCACGCCGCAGTCGGCCCGCATGGGCCAGAGCTTCAAGCCGCTGCGCGGCGAGCAGTGGGAGGCCGGCATCAAGTACGAGCCCAAGGCGCGCGCCATGGCCTTCAGTGCGGCGGTCTACGACCTGCGCGAGAAGAACCAGATCGTCGAGCCGGAGCCCAACACCTTCAACCAACTGGGCGAGACGCGGAACAAGGGCGTCGAACTCGAAGCCAAGGGTTCGATCAGCCACGACCTAGACGTCATCGCGCACTACAACTACATCGACCTCGACGCGCAGATCGAAGGCATGCCGAAGCACCAGGCCAGCCTGTGGACCAAGTACCGCTTTGCTATCGCGGGCCTCCCGGGCTTCTCGGTCGGCGCGGGTGTGCGCTACATGGGCAATTTCCGCGACACCTCCTACGGCGGTTACGGGCCTCGCATCCCGAGCGTGGCGCTGCTCGACTTCGTGCTTGCGTACGATACCGCCCAGTGGCGCTACGCCCTGAACATCAACAACGCCACCGACAAGGTGTACTTCAGCACCTGCCTGGCGCGCGGCGACTGCTGGTATGGCAAGGGCCGTGAAGTGGTCGCCAGCGCGACGTACCGCTTCTGA
- a CDS encoding PepSY-associated TM helix domain-containing protein → MNSRKIKTWAWVHKWSSLVCTVFMLLLCITGLPLIFHHEIGHLLGTEVEAPKMPANTPRASLDRVLEVAKAKHPDRVVQFVSQPEDDDGLWFVTLTPTPAPTDDFKSVAVDARTAEVLAQPKFDEGFMYVMFKLHVDLFAGLPGKLFLGFMGLLLLVAIVSGVVLYSPFMRKLDFGTVRRDKRPRLKWLDLHNLLGVVTLVWAFVVGGTGMINTWADLVIKYWQYDQLSALLAPYQGQPVTPVAERGSVQKSLDAAYAQSPHSKLSFIAFPGTAFSSPHHTTVFLKGNEPFTSKLLQPVLVDAKTTAVTAAPKLPWYLTALLVSQPLHFGDYGGMPMQILWALLDIATIIVLGSGLYLWLKRSNSVPVPKAKTEAGESNGGGAQPVAVMKEARP, encoded by the coding sequence ATGAACAGCCGAAAGATCAAGACCTGGGCCTGGGTTCACAAATGGAGCAGCCTGGTCTGCACCGTGTTCATGCTGCTGCTGTGCATCACGGGGCTGCCGCTGATCTTCCATCACGAGATCGGCCACCTGCTCGGGACCGAGGTCGAGGCACCCAAGATGCCGGCGAACACACCGCGCGCCAGCCTCGACCGCGTGCTCGAGGTCGCGAAGGCCAAGCACCCCGATCGCGTGGTGCAGTTCGTCTCGCAGCCCGAGGACGACGACGGCCTGTGGTTCGTCACGCTCACGCCGACGCCCGCGCCCACCGACGACTTCAAGTCGGTCGCGGTCGATGCCCGCACGGCCGAGGTGCTGGCGCAGCCCAAGTTCGACGAGGGCTTCATGTACGTGATGTTCAAGCTGCACGTCGACCTGTTCGCCGGCCTGCCGGGCAAGCTCTTCCTCGGCTTCATGGGCCTGCTGCTGCTGGTGGCCATCGTCTCGGGCGTGGTGCTGTATTCGCCCTTCATGCGCAAGCTCGACTTCGGCACGGTGCGCCGCGACAAGCGGCCCCGCTTGAAGTGGCTCGACCTGCACAACCTGCTGGGCGTCGTGACGCTGGTGTGGGCCTTCGTGGTCGGCGGCACCGGGATGATCAACACCTGGGCCGACCTGGTGATCAAGTACTGGCAGTACGACCAGCTCAGCGCGCTGCTGGCGCCGTACCAGGGCCAGCCGGTCACGCCGGTGGCCGAGCGCGGCTCGGTGCAGAAGTCGCTCGACGCGGCCTACGCGCAGTCGCCCCACAGCAAGCTGTCGTTCATCGCCTTCCCCGGCACGGCGTTCTCGAGCCCGCACCACACCACGGTGTTCTTGAAGGGCAACGAGCCGTTCACCTCGAAGCTGCTGCAACCGGTGCTGGTCGATGCCAAGACCACCGCGGTCACGGCCGCGCCCAAGCTGCCCTGGTACCTGACGGCCCTGCTGGTGTCCCAGCCGCTGCACTTCGGCGATTACGGCGGCATGCCGATGCAGATCCTGTGGGCGCTGCTCGACATCGCCACCATCATCGTGCTGGGCAGCGGCCTGTACCTGTGGCTCAAGCGCAGCAACAGCGTGCCGGTGCCGAAGGCGAAGACCGAGGCCGGTGAGTCGAATGGGGGCGGCGCGCAACCGGTCGCCGTGATGAAGGAGGCCCGCCCGTGA
- a CDS encoding alpha/beta hydrolase, producing MSDAEFQYLTGQARPGFPALFEEFERHSAEAVRGGACELDLRYGMAERCTFDFFDAGPAARGVLIYLHAGYWQWRDKAGFRFIAPALVRRGLHVAMVNYPLCPTVSLADLTETVRTAVPAVLGRVDAALPLVAMGHSAGGHLAMEMALTDWTARGLPMATVAGVVALSGLYDLAPLAQTSLNENLRLDAHSAAAASPLYRAAPDGPPLLLAAGADETPAMREQSRRMHEVWLAMGNPSVLHYEPDADHFSLLQRLVAPRSALGQQVDLLLDRALD from the coding sequence ATGAGTGATGCCGAGTTCCAGTACCTGACGGGGCAGGCGCGGCCCGGGTTTCCGGCGCTCTTCGAGGAGTTCGAGCGACACAGCGCCGAGGCGGTCCGGGGCGGCGCCTGCGAGCTCGATCTGCGTTACGGCATGGCCGAACGCTGCACCTTCGACTTCTTCGATGCCGGCCCGGCCGCGCGCGGCGTGTTGATCTACCTGCACGCCGGCTACTGGCAGTGGCGCGACAAGGCAGGCTTCCGTTTCATTGCGCCGGCCCTCGTGCGGCGCGGCCTGCACGTTGCGATGGTGAACTACCCGCTGTGCCCCACGGTGTCGCTGGCCGACCTGACCGAGACCGTGCGCACCGCCGTGCCGGCCGTGCTCGGCCGGGTCGATGCCGCGCTTCCCCTGGTCGCGATGGGGCATTCGGCCGGTGGGCATCTGGCGATGGAAATGGCGCTCACCGATTGGACCGCGCGCGGGCTGCCGATGGCCACGGTGGCCGGCGTGGTCGCGCTGAGCGGCCTCTACGACCTGGCGCCGCTGGCACAGACCTCGCTCAACGAGAACCTGCGGCTCGACGCACACAGCGCGGCCGCGGCGTCGCCGCTGTACCGCGCCGCGCCCGATGGCCCGCCGCTGCTGCTGGCCGCCGGCGCCGACGAGACGCCCGCCATGCGCGAACAGAGCCGCCGCATGCACGAGGTGTGGCTGGCGATGGGCAACCCCTCGGTGCTGCACTACGAGCCGGATGCGGACCATTTCAGCCTGCTGCAGCGCCTGGTGGCGCCACGCAGTGCGCTGGGCCAGCAGGTCGACCTGCTGCTTGATCGCGCCCTGGACTGA